The Sandaracinus amylolyticus genomic interval CCCGATCGCACGCTCGCCGGCTCTACGCTCCTCCCATGACCAAGAGACCGGTGTGCGTGGTGATCGGCGTGGGACCGGGGATCGGCGCGTCGCTCGCGCGGCGCTTCGCGCGCGAGGGATACGCGGTGGCGCTGCTGGCGCGCAGCCTCGAGCACACGCGAGCGCTCGAGGGCGAGCTGCCGGAGTCGCGCGCGTTCGCGTGCGACGCGTCGGACGGAGCGAGCATCGCGAGCGCGTTCGCGCGCATCCGCAGCGAGCTGGGCGAGCCCGAGGTGCTCCTCTACAACGCGGGGTCGGGCGTGTTCGGCACTTTCGAGGACGTGAGCGCGGAGCAGCTCGAGCAAGCGTGGAAGGTGAACACGCTCGGGCTCTTCCACGCGTCGCGCGAAGTGATCGGCGCGATGAAGGCGCGCGGCCGCGGCACGGTCCTCGTCACGGGCGCGACCGCATCGCTCCGCGGTGGCGCGCGCTTCGCGGCGTTCGCCCAGGCGAAGGCAGCGCAGCGCAGCCTCGCGCAGTCGATGGCGCGGACGCTCTGGCCGAGCGGCGTGCACGTCGCGGTCGTGATCGTCGACGGCATGGTCGATCTGCCGCGCACGCGCGCGATGCGGGGCGACCTGCCGCAGGAGGCGTTCCTCGCGCCCGACGACGTCGCGGAGGCGATGTGGACGCTGCATCGCCAGCCGCGCTCGGCGTGGACGTTCGAGCTCGACGTGAGGCCGCACGTCGAGACGTGGTGAGCGCGCTCAGCGTCGCCGCGGTCCTTTCAGGTGCGCGTCGATCACGTGCGGCTCGACGCCGAGCTCCTCTCCGACGCGCGCGAGCACGACACGATGCAGCCGCCCACCGGGAGGGCGCAGGATCGCGCGCAGCGTCTCGTCGTCGAGCGCGCGCGGATCGACGTCGTCCTCGTGCTGACGGGTCGCGACCTCGAGCCACGCGCGCGCCCGCGCCTCGCTGCGCTCGGTCGCGCACGCGAGACGCACCCGCAGCGCGAGGCGCATCCACGCGTGATAGCGCGCGAGCGCGCGCATCCACGGCTCGACCTCGCCGCCCGCGAGCGCGCGATCGAGCGACGCGATGCGCGCGTCGATCTCGTCCATCGGGAGCTCGTCGATCTCGCGCAGCGCGCCCGGGAAGCGCGACGCGAGGGCGCGCATCGCCGGGCGCGGATCGACCGGCGAGCCCGCGTCGTGCTGCTCGCGGAGTCTCTTCATCTCGCGATACTTCTCGCGCAGCGCGTGCAGATCGATCACGGGCTC includes:
- a CDS encoding SDR family NAD(P)-dependent oxidoreductase, coding for MTKRPVCVVIGVGPGIGASLARRFAREGYAVALLARSLEHTRALEGELPESRAFACDASDGASIASAFARIRSELGEPEVLLYNAGSGVFGTFEDVSAEQLEQAWKVNTLGLFHASREVIGAMKARGRGTVLVTGATASLRGGARFAAFAQAKAAQRSLAQSMARTLWPSGVHVAVVIVDGMVDLPRTRAMRGDLPQEAFLAPDDVAEAMWTLHRQPRSAWTFELDVRPHVETW